TGAGTTTGGGATCAAAAGGTCAAGTTGGATACAACGGAAGAAATCAGAATCAGGGATTAGGAGTTCAGTATAAAGGTGGAATATCTCAACTTTTTGAAGGCGGATTAATGATCGGTACCAATCAGAATGGATTTGTTCGGGTAGTGGATCGCGTTCGAAATGGAAATAATTCCTGGGATGATGATTTTAAGTCAGAAGGGATTATTCAACGAAAAATACCGGCACCTATCGGAGCGTATTATTTGGAAGGCGTTTTTAATGATTCAAATGCACAAGCAGATACGATTGGGCTTCAGGTGTTGTATAATGGATATGCATATACCGATGAGAAACATCAAAACTATGTGGTGTTAGAATATGAAGTGGTTAATACAAATAATACCGCATTAAACGATTTGCATGTAGGGTTATTTGCTGATTTTGATGTGTCAGATTATACGCATAATAAATCTCATACAGATTTAAAACGATATATGACCTATACCAAAGATACTCAACTAAACACACCTTGTTTTGGCGTGCAATTATTGACTCCGGGAGAATTCCATAGTTATTGTATGGATAATGTGGATGGAGGTGCCGGAGGAGTAGATATTTATAATGGATATAATAATTCTAAAAAATACACCACGTTAAGTTCAAATAGATACTCTTCCGGAATCGGGAGTACAGATGGTAATGATGTGATTCAGGTAACTTCTATGGGAAATATTTCAATTGCCTCTGGAGATACGTTTAAAGTTGCATTTGCAATTTTGGCTGCGGATGCAGTGGTAATGCTGGAAGAAACTGCAGATTCTGCTTATTATAGATATAATGGAAGTTTGCCAACCTCAATTATAGAAAATGATCAGCCTGAAGTTTCCGTGAAAATGTATCCAAATCCAACTGATGAGGTAGTGTTTATTGAAGTGCCGGAAACCGAGGGGAGAATTCAACAGGTTCGAATTTGGGATGTTACCGGAAAACAGGTTTATAGATTAGAAGGCGTAAATAATAGACACCAGATAAATATGTCTAATTTTATTGAGGGTGTGTATTTGGTTGAGGTACAGGTTGAAAGTGGGGTGTGGCGAAGTAAGTTGGTGAAAAATTCCAATTGAAATGCTTTTTAATTGGTTTGAATAATAATCTTTGCAGGCAAATTCAAAAAATACAATGGGATTACAAGATATTTTATCTATTTCAGGAAAGGGAGGCCTATTTAAGTTAGTTGGGTCAATGAAAAATGGAGTAATAGTAGAGTCTTTATTAGATGGTAAGAAATCTCCGGCTCATGCGCACAACAGAATTAGTGCATTGTCAGATATCAGCATTTATGGTGAGGATGAAGAAAAGCCATTAGCTGAGATTATTAAGGCTATTGTAATTAAATTTAACGGAGAGCCGGTTCCATATAAAAAATGGAATGGAGCTGAGTTAAAAGCTGAATTTGCTGAAATATTTCCAGAGTTTGATGAGGATCGTGTGTATACTTCTGATTTAAAGAAGATCTATCAGTGGTCTAATCTTTTGATGGAAAAAGGTTTTGTGGATCTGGAGTGGGCAAATGCCTCTGAGGAAACTGAAGAGCCGAAAGAAGAGGTCAAAGAAGAAGAGTAGATTTTAGTCTAAAAAGAATTCTTTTTCATGCGGTTGAGGAATTCTACAGGTACTAAGCTGCCCAAACCATCGATAACGGTTTTTGGATATAAACCGATATATTGAATCTCTGATTATCGTTGGAATAAAAATAAAATAGGAAAGGAGCTTCCATGGAAATGGGAGCTTTTTTGTTATGTGAAGTATGGCTGTGGAGTGAGAATATGTTTGCCCATGATCAAAATAAATGATGGTTTCGTAATTACTTTGATCTGGTGATGAGATGTTTAGAGATTTTGCGGTTGGACCTTGAATCGGAGCGTATTTAAATATTTGTTTATTGTCTTTTTGAATAATCCAATCCACAGATTTATTACACAAGCCGCAATATCCGTCAAAGAATATTATGTTTTGGTTCTCGTTTGAAGCCATTTTACAAAAGTATAGTTTGTGGAAGTCAGGCTACGTTATTCAAATAGTGAAATACGTAAAAATATTTAGATAACCTGAATTACATTGGTTTAATTCGATTGAAATTTTATATTTGCGCTCCTAAATTTTAAGGGGATATAATGCCCTAAAAATAAGTTAAATATAGATGCAAAATAAAACGTTTATCTGGGGATTCGCTATACTGTTAGTCCTCGCAAGTTTGTACCAGTTGTCATTTACATGGGTAGCTGATAGTGTTGAAAGCCAAGCTGTTGAAGTGGCTCAGCAAAAAGCGGATTCATTAAATCAAAATGGTGAGTTAACCTTATTCGAGTTGGATTCAGCCAAACAAAGTTTTGAGACTGAATATTTGTTGTTACAAGGCCCTGTTAGTGTGTATCCAGTATTGGAGCATACTTATTCTTATGTGAAAAAACGTGAGATCAACCTAGGGTTGGACCTTCAAGGAGGTATGCACGTAACATTGGAAGTTTCAGAAGCTGATTTGGTAAGAGAAATGGCGGGAAGTAACCGTACGAACCCAACATTCGTAAAAATTATTAATCAAGCAATTGCTGATCAAAGAAACAGTTCTGAAAACTTTGTGACGCTTTTCGCGAATGCACATCAAGAGGTAGCTCCTGATTTTAAATTAGCAGCAGTTTTCCATAACCTGGAGAATAAAGACAAGATTAAGCCGGATGCTACAGATGAAGAAATCATTAGTATCATCGCTACAGAGTCTGAAGATGCAATTACAAGAACTGAGCAAGTATTGAGAAAAAGGGTAGATAACTTAGGAGTTGTTCAACCTAAAATCCAACGTTTGTCAGGTTCTGGTAGAATCATCGTAGAGCTTCCTGGGATCAAGGATAAAAAGAGAGCAAGAAAATTCTTACAAGGTACTGCACGTTTAGAGTTCTGGGAGTGTTATGACAATACTCAAATCATTGGAGCTTTAGATCAGGCAAACACTGTTTTAAGAGCGACTTTCAAAAGTGATAAAGGAGAAGCTTCAGATGTGGAGGCTCCGATTACTGCAGAAGAAGTTCCGGATAATGATATTGCTGACTTACAAAATTCTACAGAAATAGAAGGTGATACTGCCGTAGCTGATTCAACTGAGAAATCAATTGATGATTTGATGGCAGAGGTGGAAGAGCAAAGTCCGGATTCATTGGATTATGCTTCAATGTCTGATGCAGAGAAAGAAGCGCAAAATCCATTATTCTACCACCTGTCCCCAATGGTGACTCAAGAAGGTGGCGCTGCATTTGGACCTCGTGTAGGTTATGCACGTGTAGCAGATACGGCTATTGTAAACAAGTATTTAAAGAGAAAAGATGTGAAGCAATTGTTTCCTCCAAGAACCAGATTCTTATGGGAAGCAAAAGCAATTGAAGGAACAGAAGACTTATTCTATTTATACGCGATCAAAGTTCCTAAAGGTGGTACCGCTGAGTTAGAAGGTGATGTAGTTACTGACGCACGTGTGGGTGCTGATCCACTTGGTAATGCAGTAGTAAATATGAACATGAACTCTACTGGTGCAAACATCTGGAAAAAGATGACTGCGCGTTTATCTAAACCGGATGCAAACGGAACAAAGAGAGCCGTAGCAGTAGTTTTAGATGGTTTGGTATATTCTGCACCAACTGTACAAGGTGAGATTCCCGGTGGTCAAACTGAGATTACCGGAAACTTTACACAACAAGAAGCAAGTGATTTGGCAGGTGTGTTAAAAGCAGGTAAATTACCAGCTCCATTACATATCATTGAAGAAGCAATTGTTGGTCCTTCATTAGGTCAGGAAGCAATTGATTCGGGATGGAGTTCATTCATGATTGCATTGATGGTGATTCTAGTTTATATGATATTCTATTATTCATCAGCAGGTGTGGTAGCGGATATTGCTTTAGCAGCTAACTTATTCTTCATATTAGGTTTCTTAGCGTCTTTAAGAGCTACTTTGACATTACCAGGTATCGCGGGTATCGTGTTAACAATCGGTATGTCTGTTGATGCGAACGTACTGATTTATGAGCGTATTAGAGAAGAGTTGAGAGGAGGAAAAGGATTCAAACAAGCCATCAACGATGGTTACAAAGCAGCGTATAGTTCAATTTTGGATTCGAACATTACCACAATGCTTACCGGTATTATTCTTTTCGTATTCGGAACAGGACCAATTCAAGGTTTCGCAACTACTTTGATCATTGGTATTATTACTTCTTTATTCTCTGCGATTTTTGTTACTCGTTTGATTTTTGAATGGGCAATGGGAATGGATAAGAAAATAAGCTTCTCCACCAAGTTAACAGAAAATGCATTCCAGAATCTAAGCATTAACTTCTTAGGAAAACGTAAAATGTTCTATTTGGTTTCATTGATTATTGTAATCATTGGTGCAGGTTCATTATTGACAAGAGGATTGAATTATGGTGTTGACTTTACTGGAGGTCGTTCTTATATCGTAAGGTTCGATAAGCCGGTAAATGTATCTGAAGTGTCTGCGGCATTAGCTGATCAGTTTGTGAACGAAGATGGATTGAAAAATGCACCGGAAGTGAAGACATTTGGTTCTACAAACCAGGTGAAAATCACTACGAAATATATGATTGAGAACACAGATAACGATGTAGATGATATTCTGGAAGATAAATTATACGCTGGGTTATCAGTTTTCTATGATGAAGCTATTTCTGCGGGTGATTTTAAAGATGAGTTAACATCACAAAAAGTAGAGCCAACAATTGCGGATGATATTAAAGAGTCTGCTTTGATTGCGGTGATCTTCTCATTGATTGTGATTTTTGCTTACATTTTGATCAGATTCTCAAAATGGCAATTCTCAGCAGGTGCAATTGCTGCACTGGCGCATGATGTGATCATTGTATTGTCTATTTTCTCTATCCTTTACGGGATGTTGCCATTCTCATTAGAAATTGATCAGGCATTTATTGCAGCAATTCTAACTGTGGTGGGTTATTCGATTAACGATACCGTGGTGGTATTTGATAGATTGAGAGAGTATTTAGGATTACATCCAAATAAAGATTCTAAGGATGTAATCAATAGTGCATTGAACAGCACAATTAGTAGAACGGTAAATACATCGTTAAGTACATTTGTGGTGTTGTTGATCATTTTCTTCTTCGGAGGAGAGATGATTAGAGGATTCATCTTTGCGATGATCGTTGGTGTGGTAGTTGGAACATATTCTTCATTGTTCATTGCAACTCCAATTTCTTACGATTTGAGTAAAGGAGAAATGAAGCACTAGAAACAAAGAGTTCAGTAAAAGGAAGCCCTTTTAGGTATATACCTGAAAGGGCTTTTGTATATTTGGCTGTTCTAAATCGATAGGATATGATTTTTGCGTTTTTTAATTTAGGATTTGGAGAGTTGTTCGTCATATTTGTCGTGGTATTGTTGCTTTTTGGTGCAGATAAAATTCCGGAATTTGCCAGAAGTTTGGGAAAAGGAATTCGCTATGTTAAAGATGCAACAGATAGTGTGAAAAGGGATATCCAATCTTCAGTAGATGAGGTGAAGAGTGATGTGGATACCAATGTTCAGGAATTTAGAAGGAATTTAGAAGTGACTAATACAGTTGGTCGTCAAGCAAATCAGGGGATGAAATCTGTCTATAAAGATATTGTGGACGCAGTAGATGATGTGGCAGATGAGGTTTCTGATACGGAAAAAAATAATAACCCGAAAAAAAGCTAGAATACTGTGAATGTACTTTTGATTGTTGCAGGTATTTTGGCTCTGGTAGCTGGTGGTGAGCTATTAGTGAGAGGCGCGGTGAATGTAGCGCTTAGATTTCATATATCTACATTGGTAGTAGGGATGACGGTGGTGTCGTTTGGTACATCTGCTCCTGAATTGTTGGTGAGTTTGGAAGCTATGTTTGAAGGGCATCCAGGTATTGCCATGGGAAATGTAGTTGGATCAAACATTGCAAATATTGCTTTAGTATTAGGGATTACAGCTTTGATATTTCCAATCGAAGTAAGTCGAAATTCATATAGAATAGATTGGCCGGTACTCATGTTGAGTAGTCTAATGGTTTTTGGCTTTCTATGGATGAATTATGATGGGACCATGACAGGTGATTATGTGACATCTATTAACTGGATCAATGGAATCATTATGGTCACCGTTTTATTAAGCTTTAGTTACTTCCTGATTTGGATGTCAAGAAAGAAAACAAAGGCAGCTCACGCAGAAAATGGAGAGGTACCAGAATTACCAGAATCATCTGTATTTAAAGATGTACTTTTTATTATAGTAGGTTCAGTAGGTCTGAGCTATGGGGCACATTTATTAGTGGAAGGTACTGTTGGGTTAGCAACTGTTTTAGGAATTAGTGATTATGTGATTAGTGTAACTGTCGTTGCGTTCGGTACATCATTACCTGAGTTGATGACTTCAGTGGTGGCAGCCTTTAAACGTCATTCTGATTTATCTGTTGGAAACCTGATCGGTTCTAATATTTTTAATATTCTTGGGATTTTGGGAATAACTTCACTTTTTAAAACCATTCCGGTATCAGAATTGGTATTAAGAGTAGATATGTGGTGGGTGTTAGGAATCACCTTGATTGTTTTACCAATGATGATTACCCGGAAACGAATTTCTAAAGTGGAAGGATTTATACTTTTTGCCATGTATTGTGCATATGTTTACTTCACTGTGATGAGAAATTGATAAAAAACCGACACCCCCCCCCTGTAAAAATCATGCCCTCTTAATAAAAATCATGTTTTTTTAATTTGCACCCTTGTTTTTTAGGGTATATTTGCGAAAATTATTAAAAAATTGATTTTATGGCTTCATTAAGATTAAAGGCGCTAGAGCAAACTATGAATCGTGCGCCTAAAGATGTTGAGACACCTTCACATCGTATATCAGATTATTTCGGGCAAAATTCGTTCAATCAAAAAGCTATGCGTCAGTTCCTGTCAGAAGGGGCGTATAAAAGTGTAAATGAGGCAATAAATCATGGGTCTACTTTAGATCGTAAAGTAGCAGATTTGGTAGCTTCAGGAATGAAATCCTGGGCGATGTCCAAAGGGGCAACGCATTACACGCACTGGTTTCAACCATTAACAGGAAGAACTGCTGAAAAGCATGATTCTTTTAATACACCAGCTGGAGATGGAACTTCATTTGAAACATTTGATGGTGCACAGTTAATTCAACAAGAGCCGGATGCATCTTCATTTCCGAATGGAGGAATTCGTAATACGTTTGAAGCAAGAGGGTATACTGCCTGGGATCCAACATCACCGGCATTCATTATTGGTGAAACTTTATGTATTCCAACGGTATTTATTTCTTATACAGGTGAAGCATTAGATTATAAAACACCATTATTACGAGCATTACATGCTGTAGATAAAGCGGCAACAGATGTATGTCAGTATTTTGATAAGAGTATTACTAAAGTATCTGCAACTTTAGGATGGGAGCAAGAATACTTTTTGGTAGATTCTGCTTTGGCTGCAGCACGTCCGGATTTACTTTTAACCGGAAGAACTCTATTTGGACATTCCTCTTCAAAAGGACAGCAGCTAGATGATCACTATTTTGGTGCAATTCCATCAAGAGCGAATGCATTTATTCGTGATTTTGAATATGAAGTTCATAGATTAGGTATTCCGGTGATGACGCGTCACAATGAGGTAGCACCAAACCAGTTTGAATGTGCCCCTTTATTTGAAGAATGTAACCTGGCCGTGGATCACAATTCATTATTAATGGATGTGATGGAAAGAGTTGCGGAACGTCATAACTTTAAAGTGTTGCTACATGAAAAACCATTTGCAGGGATTAATGGTTCAGGTAAGCATAATAACTGGTCTTTAAGTACGAATTCTCCAAAGCATAGAAATCTTTTAAATCCAGGAAATACTCCTAAAACCAATTTAAGATTCCTGACTTTCTTTATTAATACGATTCGTGCAGTATGTGAGCATGATGATTTATTAAGAGCGTCAATTGCAAGCGCGGGAAACGATCATAGACTGGGAGCGAACGAAGCTCCTCCAGCGATTATTTCTATTTTCATTGGTTCTCAATTAAGTAAAATCTTGAATGAGGTTGAGAGTAAAGTGTCGAATAAGGAATTGTCGTCTGATGAGAAAACAGAATTGAAACTAAACATTGGTAAGATTCCGGAATTGTTGTTAGATAACACAGACAGAAACAGAACTTCACCATTTGCATTCACAGGTAATAAATTTGAGTTTAGAGCGGTAGGTTCTACTGCAAACTGTGCAAATCCAATGACTGTATTGAATACAGCAATGGCACAGCAACTAAAGAGATTTAAATCTGAAGTTGATGCTTTAGTAGATCAAGGTAAGAAAAAGGATGATGCGATCATTGCTATCTTGAGAGAGTATATTATTGAGTCTAAAAAAATCATTTTCGATGGGAATGGTTATGGTGACGAATGGGTGAAAATTGCTGAAGAAAGAGGTTTAAATAATAAAAAGACCACTCCTGAAGCATTGGATTTCTTTGTAACCGATAAAGCAAAGAAGCTGTTTTCTGAGCAAGATGTTTTAACTGAAGTAGAATTAGAGGCGAGACATGAAATCGATTTAGAGAAATACAAATTGAGTATTCAAATAGAGTCTCGTGTAATGGCTGATATGGGATTAAACCATATTATTCCTACAGTATTGGAATATCAGAATGTATTGATTCAAAACGTAAAAGGACTGAAGGATATTTTTGGAGATTCTTACGAAGAACATGCAACGGAGCAAATCGGGATGCTAAAAGAAGTGTCTCTACGTGTGCAACAAATCAAGAAGAATATTACAGAGATGACGCAAGCACGAAAAGATGCAAATGCTTTAACTGAGGTTAAAGATCAGGCGGCAGCTTATTGTAATAATGTGATCCCTTATTTCGAAAAAATAAGATACGATGTAGATAAGTTAGAGCTGATAGTAGATAATAAATATTGGCCATTACCTAAATACAGGGAACTGTTATTTACCAAGTAGATATTTAGCAAAGCCTCTTTTACTCCAAAAAGAGGCTTTTTATTTTTTTGAGATTTAAAATAATTACTTACTTTGGAGGCCTTATAAATCTCATGTAAAATTGGATTTATTTCAAAAACTTAAAGAAAAATATATGAAACTTAATGTACTTCGTTTGCCGCTCTTTTTGATTTTTATCTTCTTGGGTAATAGTCTTTTAGCCCAGAAAAAGGCGACTGCAGCTGCTGATGCTCAGTATGAATCTCAATCCTATTTTGAAGCTATTTCATTATATAAATCTTCTTACACAAAAGAGAAATCTGCTGCTGGAAAGAAGAAAATTCTGTATAGAATAGGTCATTCATACTTCATGATTCAGGATTATGATAATGCAAAAAGTTGGTTAAGTAAAGCAATAAAAGCGGGATACAAAGACCCAATTGCACAGTATTATTATGCAGAAACATTAAAAAGACAAGGACTTTATGATGAGGCAATTGTGGAGTTTAAAAAGTATCAGGAGCTAGATTCTTCAGACAAAAGAGCAGAACAAAGTATTAAGGAGTGTGAGAAAGCACAGGAGTGGTTAGATAACCCAACGAGATATATCGTTGAAAAGGACCCGGTATTAAATTCAAAAAAATCTGATTTCTCACCAATTTGGGGAGATAAGAGACACCAGTCTTTAATGTTTACTTCAACTAGAGAAGGTAGTGTAGGAGATAACGTTGACCCAATTACCGGGCAAAGTTTTTCTTCAATTTGGTCTACTACTCAAGATAAGAAAAGTAAAAAATGGATGGTGCCAAACATTATTGATGAAGGTGTCATTAATAATGG
This genomic interval from bacterium SCSIO 12643 contains the following:
- a CDS encoding DUF393 domain-containing protein, producing MASNENQNIIFFDGYCGLCNKSVDWIIQKDNKQIFKYAPIQGPTAKSLNISSPDQSNYETIIYFDHGQTYSHSTAILHITKKLPFPWKLLSYFIFIPTIIRDSIYRFISKNRYRWFGQLSTCRIPQPHEKEFFLD
- the secDF gene encoding protein translocase subunit SecDF, which codes for MQNKTFIWGFAILLVLASLYQLSFTWVADSVESQAVEVAQQKADSLNQNGELTLFELDSAKQSFETEYLLLQGPVSVYPVLEHTYSYVKKREINLGLDLQGGMHVTLEVSEADLVREMAGSNRTNPTFVKIINQAIADQRNSSENFVTLFANAHQEVAPDFKLAAVFHNLENKDKIKPDATDEEIISIIATESEDAITRTEQVLRKRVDNLGVVQPKIQRLSGSGRIIVELPGIKDKKRARKFLQGTARLEFWECYDNTQIIGALDQANTVLRATFKSDKGEASDVEAPITAEEVPDNDIADLQNSTEIEGDTAVADSTEKSIDDLMAEVEEQSPDSLDYASMSDAEKEAQNPLFYHLSPMVTQEGGAAFGPRVGYARVADTAIVNKYLKRKDVKQLFPPRTRFLWEAKAIEGTEDLFYLYAIKVPKGGTAELEGDVVTDARVGADPLGNAVVNMNMNSTGANIWKKMTARLSKPDANGTKRAVAVVLDGLVYSAPTVQGEIPGGQTEITGNFTQQEASDLAGVLKAGKLPAPLHIIEEAIVGPSLGQEAIDSGWSSFMIALMVILVYMIFYYSSAGVVADIALAANLFFILGFLASLRATLTLPGIAGIVLTIGMSVDANVLIYERIREELRGGKGFKQAINDGYKAAYSSILDSNITTMLTGIILFVFGTGPIQGFATTLIIGIITSLFSAIFVTRLIFEWAMGMDKKISFSTKLTENAFQNLSINFLGKRKMFYLVSLIIVIIGAGSLLTRGLNYGVDFTGGRSYIVRFDKPVNVSEVSAALADQFVNEDGLKNAPEVKTFGSTNQVKITTKYMIENTDNDVDDILEDKLYAGLSVFYDEAISAGDFKDELTSQKVEPTIADDIKESALIAVIFSLIVIFAYILIRFSKWQFSAGAIAALAHDVIIVLSIFSILYGMLPFSLEIDQAFIAAILTVVGYSINDTVVVFDRLREYLGLHPNKDSKDVINSALNSTISRTVNTSLSTFVVLLIIFFFGGEMIRGFIFAMIVGVVVGTYSSLFIATPISYDLSKGEMKH
- a CDS encoding twin-arginine translocase TatA/TatE family subunit encodes the protein MIFAFFNLGFGELFVIFVVVLLLFGADKIPEFARSLGKGIRYVKDATDSVKRDIQSSVDEVKSDVDTNVQEFRRNLEVTNTVGRQANQGMKSVYKDIVDAVDDVADEVSDTEKNNNPKKS
- a CDS encoding calcium/sodium antiporter encodes the protein MNVLLIVAGILALVAGGELLVRGAVNVALRFHISTLVVGMTVVSFGTSAPELLVSLEAMFEGHPGIAMGNVVGSNIANIALVLGITALIFPIEVSRNSYRIDWPVLMLSSLMVFGFLWMNYDGTMTGDYVTSINWINGIIMVTVLLSFSYFLIWMSRKKTKAAHAENGEVPELPESSVFKDVLFIIVGSVGLSYGAHLLVEGTVGLATVLGISDYVISVTVVAFGTSLPELMTSVVAAFKRHSDLSVGNLIGSNIFNILGILGITSLFKTIPVSELVLRVDMWWVLGITLIVLPMMITRKRISKVEGFILFAMYCAYVYFTVMRN
- a CDS encoding glutamine synthetase III, translating into MASLRLKALEQTMNRAPKDVETPSHRISDYFGQNSFNQKAMRQFLSEGAYKSVNEAINHGSTLDRKVADLVASGMKSWAMSKGATHYTHWFQPLTGRTAEKHDSFNTPAGDGTSFETFDGAQLIQQEPDASSFPNGGIRNTFEARGYTAWDPTSPAFIIGETLCIPTVFISYTGEALDYKTPLLRALHAVDKAATDVCQYFDKSITKVSATLGWEQEYFLVDSALAAARPDLLLTGRTLFGHSSSKGQQLDDHYFGAIPSRANAFIRDFEYEVHRLGIPVMTRHNEVAPNQFECAPLFEECNLAVDHNSLLMDVMERVAERHNFKVLLHEKPFAGINGSGKHNNWSLSTNSPKHRNLLNPGNTPKTNLRFLTFFINTIRAVCEHDDLLRASIASAGNDHRLGANEAPPAIISIFIGSQLSKILNEVESKVSNKELSSDEKTELKLNIGKIPELLLDNTDRNRTSPFAFTGNKFEFRAVGSTANCANPMTVLNTAMAQQLKRFKSEVDALVDQGKKKDDAIIAILREYIIESKKIIFDGNGYGDEWVKIAEERGLNNKKTTPEALDFFVTDKAKKLFSEQDVLTEVELEARHEIDLEKYKLSIQIESRVMADMGLNHIIPTVLEYQNVLIQNVKGLKDIFGDSYEEHATEQIGMLKEVSLRVQQIKKNITEMTQARKDANALTEVKDQAAAYCNNVIPYFEKIRYDVDKLELIVDNKYWPLPKYRELLFTK
- a CDS encoding DUF5606 domain-containing protein, with protein sequence MGLQDILSISGKGGLFKLVGSMKNGVIVESLLDGKKSPAHAHNRISALSDISIYGEDEEKPLAEIIKAIVIKFNGEPVPYKKWNGAELKAEFAEIFPEFDEDRVYTSDLKKIYQWSNLLMEKGFVDLEWANASEETEEPKEEVKEEE